In Streptomyces dangxiongensis, one DNA window encodes the following:
- a CDS encoding M4 family metallopeptidase codes for MAIAIAVTTAATGLAGTAFAGPSTGVERTAASAASNATVVVEAARTAAFTHASATGVSKGDALHAQDVLLDPEGARHVRFVRTHDGLPVLGGDLIVHLDRGLGYTGVTRAADHTVKPAAEARLTPAQAAAKAAEAAKGDAGGVQLVLDARGGASALAYQVTVTAGGNPHTVVVDAVTGKVRSNTPVRDEFLSPKLVDTLRERGESADPVTGSGSASGASGLLGSGASGVTHYPSAAKGPGKTLFVGTVGLTTTQTSRGHFQLKDPNRYGTETRDAKGSETEKFSAGTKFTNTTDVWGNGKTTSRVSAAADAQYGITKTLDFYKGTFGRKGIANNSKAAQAMVHWGKKVGNAFWDPTCNCMLYGDGDGDMFKKPLVVLDVTGHELTHGVVEATANLQPTIVDKYGNQYGEPGSLNESLADIFGSNVEFYAKNTKDTPDYLIGEKLGLAQKFLRRLDHPSLDKLEGTIDYWKPEVYGTEVHAGSGVSSHAYYLLAEGSGKKTIGGVAYNSPTYHNLTVKGIGRTKATAVYYRALTRYMVSDTDFHQARLATLKAAKDLYGANSTEYKTVDRSWSAVNVTAANTPAARH; via the coding sequence GTGGCGATCGCCATCGCGGTGACGACGGCTGCCACGGGCCTGGCCGGTACGGCCTTCGCGGGTCCCTCCACGGGGGTGGAGCGGACCGCCGCCTCCGCCGCCTCGAACGCCACGGTGGTGGTGGAGGCGGCGCGCACAGCGGCCTTCACGCACGCCTCGGCGACCGGCGTCTCCAAGGGCGACGCACTGCACGCCCAGGACGTCCTGCTCGACCCGGAGGGTGCCCGGCACGTCCGCTTCGTCCGCACGCACGACGGCCTGCCGGTACTCGGCGGCGACCTCATCGTCCACCTCGACCGGGGGCTCGGCTACACGGGCGTGACCCGCGCGGCCGACCACACCGTCAAGCCGGCCGCCGAGGCCAGGCTGACCCCGGCCCAGGCCGCCGCCAAGGCCGCCGAGGCCGCCAAGGGCGACGCGGGCGGTGTCCAGCTCGTGCTGGACGCCCGGGGCGGCGCCTCCGCGCTCGCCTACCAGGTCACCGTCACCGCCGGGGGCAACCCCCACACGGTCGTCGTGGACGCGGTCACCGGCAAGGTGCGCAGCAACACGCCCGTGCGGGACGAGTTCCTGTCGCCGAAGCTGGTCGACACCCTGCGCGAGCGTGGCGAGAGCGCCGACCCGGTGACCGGCAGCGGCTCCGCCTCCGGCGCGTCCGGCCTGCTCGGCTCGGGCGCCTCCGGCGTCACGCACTACCCGTCGGCCGCCAAGGGCCCCGGCAAGACGCTCTTCGTGGGCACGGTCGGTCTCACCACCACGCAGACCTCGCGCGGCCACTTCCAGCTCAAGGACCCGAACCGGTACGGCACCGAGACCCGGGACGCCAAGGGCTCGGAGACGGAGAAGTTCAGCGCCGGCACGAAGTTCACCAACACGACCGACGTGTGGGGCAACGGCAAGACCACCAGCCGGGTCAGCGCCGCCGCCGACGCCCAGTACGGCATCACCAAGACGCTGGACTTCTACAAGGGCACGTTCGGGCGCAAGGGCATCGCCAACAACAGCAAGGCCGCCCAGGCGATGGTCCACTGGGGCAAGAAGGTCGGCAACGCCTTCTGGGACCCGACCTGCAACTGCATGCTGTACGGCGACGGCGACGGCGACATGTTCAAGAAGCCGCTCGTCGTCCTCGACGTCACCGGCCACGAGCTGACCCACGGCGTGGTGGAGGCGACCGCCAACCTCCAGCCGACGATCGTCGACAAGTACGGCAACCAGTACGGCGAGCCCGGCTCGCTCAACGAGTCCCTCGCGGACATCTTCGGCTCGAACGTCGAGTTCTACGCCAAGAACACGAAGGACACGCCGGATTACCTGATCGGCGAGAAGCTGGGCCTCGCGCAGAAGTTCCTGCGCCGCCTGGACCACCCGTCGCTCGACAAGCTCGAAGGCACCATCGACTACTGGAAGCCGGAGGTGTACGGCACCGAGGTGCACGCCGGTTCGGGTGTCTCCTCGCACGCCTACTACCTCCTCGCCGAGGGCAGCGGCAAGAAGACGATCGGCGGCGTCGCCTACAACTCGCCGACGTACCACAACCTCACGGTCAAGGGGATCGGCCGCACCAAGGCGACCGCCGTCTACTACCGTGCGCTCACCCGCTACATGGTCTCCGACACCGACTTCCACCAGGCGCGCCTCGCGACGCTGAAGGCGGCCAAGGACCTGTACGGCGCGAACAGCACCGAGTACAAGACGGTGGACAGGTCGTGGTCGGCGGTCAACGTCACCGCCGCCAACACGCCGGCCGCCCGCCACTGA
- a CDS encoding threonine/serine dehydratase, with product MIGISDIEAAAQRIAGHIVRTPTVASPGLGALLGVPVTAKLELLQRTGSFKARGATAKLLSLSAAERAAGVVAVSGGNHGVALAVMAAALDVKATVVMPRTAPARSLALAEDAGASVRLTDGMDSAFQLVTRLRDEGLTLVHPFDDPVVIAGQGTVGLELAEDAGELTDVVVSVGGGGLIAGVAAALRDRRPGVRVWGVETEGAEAMSGALKAGGPVPVPLSSLVTTLSAPSVAQLTYDHVSALVEDVLVVPDRDAVRGCLDLADHAKVWAEPAAGCLLPAARQVAARAGAGARIGLVVCGGNTTPREIHGWAERFGLL from the coding sequence GTGATCGGCATCTCGGACATCGAAGCCGCCGCGCAGCGGATCGCCGGACACATCGTCAGGACGCCGACGGTGGCGAGTCCCGGTCTCGGCGCGCTGCTCGGCGTCCCGGTCACCGCCAAGCTCGAACTGCTCCAGCGGACCGGCTCGTTCAAGGCCCGCGGGGCGACGGCCAAGCTGCTGTCGTTGAGCGCGGCGGAGCGCGCGGCGGGGGTGGTCGCCGTCAGCGGCGGCAACCACGGTGTCGCGCTCGCGGTGATGGCGGCGGCCCTCGACGTGAAGGCGACCGTGGTGATGCCGCGGACCGCGCCCGCGCGTTCCCTCGCGCTCGCCGAGGACGCCGGGGCGTCGGTCCGGCTCACCGACGGCATGGACAGTGCCTTCCAACTGGTGACGCGGTTGCGGGACGAGGGCCTCACCCTGGTCCATCCGTTCGACGACCCGGTGGTGATCGCCGGGCAGGGCACCGTGGGACTGGAACTGGCCGAGGACGCCGGGGAGCTGACGGACGTCGTCGTCAGCGTCGGCGGCGGTGGTCTGATCGCCGGGGTCGCGGCGGCCCTGCGCGACCGGCGGCCGGGAGTGCGGGTGTGGGGCGTGGAGACCGAGGGCGCGGAGGCGATGTCCGGCGCGCTGAAGGCCGGCGGACCGGTGCCGGTGCCGCTGTCCTCCCTGGTCACCACGCTGAGCGCGCCCTCGGTGGCGCAGTTGACGTACGACCATGTGTCCGCGCTCGTCGAGGACGTCCTGGTGGTCCCGGACCGGGACGCCGTGCGGGGCTGCCTGGACCTCGCCGACCACGCCAAGGTGTGGGCGGAGCCGGCCGCGGGATGTCTGCTGCCGGCGGCCCGGCAGGTGGCGGCGCGGGCCGGTGCCGGCGCCCGGATCGGGCTCGTGGTCTGCGGGGGCAACACGACCCCCCGGGAGATCCACGGCTGGGCGGAGCGGTTCGGCCTGCTGTGA
- a CDS encoding polyprenyl synthetase family protein, whose translation MTALGSPVQDPALLTLTRCRKLVRPALEDAVGRLHPWMAEMAAYSFGWCEVGGAPAAAPGGKGVRQALAVLGSEAAGADGRAGVPAAVAVELVHVFSLLHDDIMDGDAVRRGRPTVWRAYGTGPAVLAGDALFALAVDVLAAAPEGPGAVRLLSSALADLVRGQADDLLFATRPWTGPERVTAPEYRAMAEGKTGALLGCAAALGAALAGAPRAAVGALDRAGRHLGVAFQLVDDVLGIWGDPAVTGKPVGGDLRERKKTYPVLAALGSPAARHLPALLDSPGRAKEAAALVEAAGGRAAALAEARGHTAAARTLLADAPLAGGAARDLARLLDLLADRAR comes from the coding sequence GTGACGGCGCTCGGCTCGCCGGTGCAGGACCCGGCCCTGCTCACCCTCACCCGCTGCCGGAAGCTGGTACGGCCCGCGCTGGAGGACGCGGTGGGGCGGCTGCACCCGTGGATGGCCGAGATGGCCGCCTACTCCTTCGGCTGGTGCGAGGTCGGCGGGGCGCCCGCCGCCGCCCCGGGCGGCAAGGGCGTACGGCAGGCGCTGGCCGTGCTGGGCTCCGAGGCCGCGGGCGCCGACGGCCGGGCCGGGGTGCCCGCCGCGGTCGCGGTGGAGCTGGTGCACGTCTTCTCGCTGCTGCACGACGACATCATGGACGGGGACGCCGTCCGGCGTGGCCGCCCCACCGTGTGGCGGGCGTACGGCACGGGTCCGGCCGTACTGGCCGGCGACGCCCTGTTCGCGCTGGCGGTGGATGTCCTCGCCGCGGCCCCCGAGGGCCCCGGCGCGGTACGGCTGCTCTCGTCGGCCCTCGCCGATCTGGTGCGCGGGCAGGCCGACGACCTGCTGTTCGCCACCCGGCCGTGGACCGGGCCGGAACGGGTGACGGCCCCGGAGTACCGGGCGATGGCGGAGGGCAAGACCGGCGCGCTGCTGGGCTGTGCCGCCGCCCTGGGCGCCGCGCTCGCCGGGGCGCCCAGGGCCGCGGTCGGCGCCCTGGACCGGGCCGGGCGGCACCTCGGGGTCGCCTTCCAGTTGGTCGACGACGTGCTGGGCATCTGGGGCGATCCGGCCGTCACCGGGAAGCCGGTGGGCGGCGACCTGCGGGAGCGGAAGAAGACGTATCCGGTGCTGGCCGCGCTCGGTTCCCCGGCGGCCCGGCACCTGCCCGCGCTGCTGGACTCCCCCGGACGGGCCAAAGAGGCCGCCGCGCTGGTAGAGGCGGCGGGCGGCCGGGCGGCGGCCCTGGCCGAGGCCCGCGGCCACACGGCCGCCGCGCGGACGCTGCTCGCCGACGCGCCCCTGGCCGGCGGGGCCGCCCGGGACCTGGCACGGCTGCTGGACCTGTTGGCGGACCGCGCACGGTAA
- a CDS encoding DUF2238 domain-containing protein has protein sequence MPPALLAAVAAGGLAASAWGARDRATWFLETVWALAGLPLVVLTRRRFPLTGLLYGLLTAHALVLAVGGHYTYAQVPVGDWVRDAFGLDRNPYDRFGHLMQGFVPAGRAGRELLSRTSPLRGSRWLAPLTVCACLAFSACFELLEWLAAEVGGHGADAFLATQGDVWDTQWDMCCALIGSVLSLLLLSRVHDRQLRAL, from the coding sequence GTGCCGCCCGCCCTCCTCGCCGCCGTGGCGGCGGGGGGCCTGGCGGCGTCCGCGTGGGGCGCGCGCGACCGCGCCACCTGGTTCCTGGAGACGGTGTGGGCGCTGGCCGGGCTGCCCCTGGTCGTGCTGACCCGGCGGCGCTTCCCGCTGACGGGGCTGCTGTACGGGCTGCTGACCGCGCACGCGCTGGTCCTCGCGGTCGGCGGGCACTACACCTACGCGCAGGTACCGGTGGGCGACTGGGTGCGCGACGCCTTCGGCCTGGACCGCAACCCGTACGACCGCTTCGGGCATCTGATGCAGGGCTTCGTACCGGCCGGCCGTGCTGGTCGGGAACTGCTCAGCCGCACCTCGCCGTTGCGCGGCAGCCGCTGGCTGGCCCCGCTCACCGTGTGCGCCTGCCTGGCGTTCAGCGCCTGTTTCGAGCTGCTGGAGTGGCTGGCGGCGGAGGTCGGGGGGCACGGCGCGGACGCGTTCCTCGCCACCCAGGGCGACGTGTGGGACACCCAGTGGGACATGTGCTGCGCGCTGATCGGGTCCGTGCTGTCCCTGCTGCTGCTCAGCCGGGTCCACGACCGTCAGCTCCGCGCGCTGTGA
- a CDS encoding UBP-type zinc finger domain-containing protein, whose product MNDVEGIDPRVPPSGTGCVECEEAGGWWFHLRRCARCGHIGCCDDSPGRHATAHYRETGHPVIRSFEPGEAWFWNFATEELYGSGPELAPPAGHPADQPAPGPAGRVPADWAQTLR is encoded by the coding sequence ATGAACGACGTCGAAGGAATCGACCCCCGGGTCCCGCCGAGCGGCACGGGCTGCGTGGAGTGCGAGGAGGCCGGCGGCTGGTGGTTCCACCTGCGCCGGTGCGCGCGGTGTGGCCACATCGGCTGCTGCGACGACTCCCCCGGCCGGCACGCCACCGCCCACTACCGGGAGACGGGTCACCCGGTGATCCGCAGCTTCGAGCCGGGCGAGGCCTGGTTCTGGAACTTCGCCACGGAGGAGCTGTACGGCTCCGGGCCCGAACTCGCTCCCCCGGCCGGCCACCCCGCCGACCAGCCGGCGCCCGGTCCGGCGGGCCGGGTCCCGGCGGACTGGGCGCAGACCCTGCGCTGA
- a CDS encoding serine hydrolase domain-containing protein: MVSATVVRGAVLGAVALSLLAVPARAVAGEHDTPAAAALPAPDTAGLASVLRSVVAQGAPGALARIDDHGRTYRVTHGVADRSSARAISTEDRFRVGSITKTFSAVVLLQLVDEHRLSLDAPVNRYLPKLLPDDRITVRQVLGHRSGLYDYTNDMFAHSVSGFEAVRNKVFTYRQLVALSLKKPRTNAPGAAYAYSNTNFVVAGLLIEKLTGQPVATAYRNRVIGPLGLGDTFYVHPSTAIPGRYARGYLTPDTAGAAPVDATAQTVSWAQSAGAVISSARDLDTFYGALLGGKLMSAARLAEMERFTPVNSTTAYGLGLRRRDLSCGISVYGHTGAVQGYYTYAFATKDGGRSLTAMADTSNNGKVLDTLAGALDSAFCGKARTVEP; the protein is encoded by the coding sequence ATGGTCTCAGCAACGGTGGTCCGGGGAGCGGTCCTCGGGGCGGTCGCGCTGTCGCTCCTCGCGGTGCCGGCGCGGGCCGTGGCCGGGGAGCACGACACCCCGGCGGCAGCGGCGCTCCCGGCACCGGACACGGCGGGACTGGCCTCGGTGCTGCGGTCGGTGGTGGCCCAGGGCGCACCGGGCGCGCTGGCCCGGATCGACGACCACGGGCGGACGTACCGGGTCACGCACGGGGTCGCCGACCGGAGCAGCGCACGGGCCATCAGCACGGAGGACCGCTTCCGGGTCGGCAGCATCACCAAGACCTTCTCGGCCGTCGTCCTGCTCCAGCTCGTCGACGAGCACCGGCTCTCGCTCGACGCGCCGGTCAACCGGTACCTGCCGAAGCTGCTGCCCGACGACCGGATCACGGTCCGTCAGGTACTCGGCCACCGCAGCGGACTGTACGACTACACGAACGACATGTTCGCCCACAGCGTCTCCGGCTTCGAGGCGGTGCGGAACAAGGTCTTCACCTACCGCCAACTGGTCGCCCTCTCCCTGAAGAAGCCCCGCACCAACGCGCCGGGCGCCGCCTACGCGTACTCCAACACCAACTTCGTCGTCGCCGGCCTGCTCATCGAGAAGCTCACGGGACAGCCCGTGGCGACGGCCTACCGGAACCGCGTCATCGGGCCGCTGGGACTGGGCGACACGTTCTACGTCCACCCGAGCACGGCGATCCCGGGGCGGTACGCCCGCGGGTACCTCACCCCGGACACGGCGGGCGCCGCGCCGGTCGACGCGACCGCCCAGACCGTGTCCTGGGCGCAGAGCGCGGGTGCGGTCATCTCCAGCGCGCGGGACCTCGACACGTTCTACGGCGCGCTGCTCGGCGGGAAGCTGATGTCCGCCGCACGGCTCGCCGAGATGGAGCGGTTCACCCCGGTCAACAGCACGACGGCGTACGGGCTGGGGCTGCGGCGGCGGGACCTGTCCTGCGGGATCTCGGTGTACGGGCACACGGGAGCCGTGCAGGGGTACTACACCTACGCGTTCGCCACGAAGGACGGCGGGCGCAGCCTCACGGCGATGGCCGACACGTCGAACAACGGGAAGGTGCTCGACACGCTGGCGGGCGCCCTGGACTCGGCGTTCTGCGGCAAGGCGAGGACGGTCGAGCCGTAG
- a CDS encoding tetratricopeptide repeat protein, with amino-acid sequence MYGKAFAPEYQGALTTLSVNSSLVDVLAEGTERLREAERAGLPGEAARCGLAVAEAHRRLGHVRDADRAWKASYRAAREAGDTAAMAWALWSGGTLARQRGAFPLARRLLKLAADLGERGGDVVVRGYSLAGLAETGRIQGDYAAVGRLHEQLLAEARSRGEARHTVWALEGIAQMHRNTGDLDRAYALFEEAAQIAGRADDRRGYAWALRGLADVLSVRDGATARALELLAEAEATCREMNLSSALAYNHKMQGNVLYRAGRHAEARDRYELALAEFRTMSEPRGEALSRLGLAKSLAHLGRDRAETAAELAELARTLERSGLRHARETVARAQREFGLDAEAAR; translated from the coding sequence ATGTACGGCAAGGCTTTCGCCCCGGAGTACCAGGGCGCCCTGACCACCCTGTCCGTGAACTCCTCGCTGGTCGACGTGCTGGCCGAGGGCACCGAGCGGCTGCGCGAGGCCGAGCGGGCCGGACTGCCCGGCGAGGCGGCGCGCTGCGGGCTCGCCGTCGCCGAGGCGCACCGCCGGCTCGGCCATGTGCGGGACGCCGACCGGGCCTGGAAGGCGAGTTACCGCGCCGCCCGGGAGGCCGGCGACACCGCCGCGATGGCCTGGGCGCTGTGGAGCGGCGGCACTCTGGCCCGCCAGCGCGGGGCGTTCCCGCTGGCCCGGCGACTGCTGAAGCTCGCCGCCGACCTCGGCGAGCGCGGCGGGGACGTCGTCGTCCGCGGCTACTCGCTGGCCGGCCTCGCGGAGACCGGCCGCATCCAGGGCGACTACGCGGCGGTCGGCCGGCTGCACGAGCAACTGCTGGCCGAGGCGCGCAGCCGGGGAGAGGCCCGGCACACCGTGTGGGCGCTGGAGGGCATCGCCCAGATGCACCGCAACACCGGCGACCTCGACCGCGCGTACGCGCTGTTCGAGGAGGCGGCACAGATAGCCGGCCGGGCCGACGACCGGCGCGGGTACGCCTGGGCGCTGCGCGGACTCGCGGACGTCCTCTCCGTGCGTGACGGCGCCACCGCACGGGCCCTGGAGCTGCTGGCCGAGGCGGAGGCCACCTGCCGCGAGATGAACCTGTCCAGCGCGCTCGCCTACAACCACAAGATGCAGGGCAACGTCCTCTACCGCGCCGGGCGCCACGCCGAGGCCCGGGACCGCTACGAGCTGGCACTCGCGGAGTTCCGCACGATGAGCGAGCCGCGCGGCGAGGCGCTGTCCCGGCTCGGCCTGGCCAAGTCCCTCGCCCACCTCGGCCGCGACCGCGCCGAGACGGCCGCCGAACTCGCCGAGCTGGCCCGGACCCTGGAGCGCAGCGGGCTGCGGCACGCCCGGGAGACGGTGGCCCGGGCCCAGCGGGAGTTCGGCCTCGACGCGGAAGCCGCCCGGTGA
- a CDS encoding serine/threonine protein kinase: protein MTMVEAHVSAHEWIAGRYRLLEVFARETNRLWWYAEDTAAGQPRLVTQTALPEPVTEDTARRVTARVVRTGETMRLLCPGQVAAVVDAVVEAGTLWTVTEWIDGTPLGELLAREGPFHPVRAARTGLDLLDVLRSAHDEGITHGELSPGQVFVRDGGPVVVTGFGLAGATLVPRLTAPSYASPEQARDERVGPAADLWALGALLYTMVEGRPPFRDRGRPDATLKAVDRLPLRTPLRAGPLTRAVQGLLRKDARERLTRPVVRQALTRALTEDTDADHEPAPTPRMRGASRFAAAGPRHGRRLLAVGAALAVAAVAAAVLAAAGALPGTDSAGPRRRATTPAAPSDRHTGRAGTPVPTASASPALPPGYHRYTAPEGFSVALPDGWRRLTTSRVAGLAYRVTFGRGGDSTTLAVTYSERVGPDPVAVWRDDVEPGLARLAGYHRVGAVRATTYQGRRAADLEWLTGSGRSRTHTFGRGFLLGGARGFSLRFTTPAGVWGNAAGRLALRTFLGTFRAPKD, encoded by the coding sequence ATGACCATGGTCGAGGCGCACGTCTCCGCACACGAGTGGATCGCCGGGCGGTACCGGCTTCTGGAGGTCTTCGCCCGGGAGACGAACCGTCTGTGGTGGTACGCCGAGGACACGGCGGCCGGGCAGCCCCGCCTGGTGACGCAGACGGCCCTGCCGGAACCCGTCACCGAGGACACCGCGCGCCGCGTCACGGCCCGGGTCGTGCGCACCGGGGAGACCATGCGGCTGCTCTGCCCCGGCCAGGTCGCCGCGGTCGTCGACGCCGTGGTGGAGGCCGGCACCCTGTGGACGGTCACCGAGTGGATCGACGGCACACCGCTCGGCGAACTCCTCGCCCGGGAGGGCCCCTTCCACCCGGTGCGCGCCGCACGCACCGGCCTGGACCTGCTCGACGTACTGCGGTCGGCGCACGACGAGGGCATCACGCACGGGGAACTGAGCCCCGGCCAGGTCTTCGTGCGGGACGGCGGCCCGGTCGTCGTCACCGGGTTCGGGCTCGCCGGCGCGACCCTGGTGCCGCGGCTCACGGCACCCTCGTACGCCTCGCCCGAGCAGGCCCGCGACGAACGCGTCGGCCCCGCCGCCGACCTGTGGGCCCTGGGAGCCCTGCTGTACACGATGGTCGAGGGCCGGCCGCCGTTCCGGGACCGCGGCCGGCCCGACGCCACGCTGAAGGCCGTCGACCGGCTGCCGTTGCGCACCCCGCTGCGCGCCGGCCCGCTCACCCGGGCCGTGCAGGGGCTGCTGCGCAAGGACGCACGGGAACGGCTGACCCGGCCGGTGGTCCGTCAGGCCCTGACCAGGGCACTGACCGAGGACACGGACGCGGACCACGAGCCCGCGCCCACGCCCCGGATGCGCGGCGCGTCCCGGTTCGCCGCCGCCGGTCCCCGGCACGGCCGGCGGCTCCTGGCCGTCGGCGCCGCGCTCGCCGTGGCCGCCGTCGCCGCCGCGGTGCTGGCCGCGGCCGGCGCGCTGCCGGGCACGGACAGCGCCGGGCCGCGGCGCCGGGCCACCACCCCGGCCGCCCCGTCCGACCGGCACACCGGCCGCGCCGGCACGCCCGTCCCGACCGCGTCGGCCTCCCCCGCCCTGCCGCCCGGCTACCACCGGTACACCGCCCCGGAGGGCTTCTCGGTGGCGCTGCCCGACGGCTGGCGGCGGCTGACCACCTCCCGGGTGGCCGGCCTCGCCTACCGGGTCACCTTCGGCCGCGGCGGGGACTCGACCACCCTCGCCGTCACCTACAGCGAGCGCGTCGGCCCCGATCCGGTCGCCGTCTGGCGGGACGACGTCGAGCCCGGGCTGGCGCGGCTGGCCGGCTATCACCGCGTCGGAGCCGTCCGGGCCACCACCTACCAGGGCCGCAGGGCCGCCGACCTGGAGTGGCTGACGGGATCGGGGCGCTCGCGGACCCACACCTTCGGGCGGGGCTTCCTGCTGGGCGGGGCCCGGGGGTTCTCCCTGCGCTTCACCACCCCGGCCGGGGTCTGGGGGAACGCGGCCGGCCGGCTGGCGCTGCGGACGTTCCTCGGGACCTTCCGTGCGCCGAAGGACTGA
- a CDS encoding AIM24 family protein, translating into MKGDLFSSQHVVQPAVEPGMSVENAKCLRYAVNGEMYARQGAMVAYRGGLKFERKGQGVGGMLKRAVTGEGLPLMAVRGQGEAWFAHEAQNCFIVEVEAGDRFTVNGRNVLCFDASLSYEIKTVKGSGIAGGGLFNSVFSGQGRLGLVCDGNPLVIPVTAQAPVYVDTDAVVGWTAHLETSLHRSQSLGSMLRGGSGEAVQLMLQGEGYVVVRPSELTPQKAQQH; encoded by the coding sequence ATGAAGGGTGATCTTTTCTCCAGTCAGCATGTGGTGCAGCCGGCCGTCGAGCCGGGGATGTCCGTCGAGAACGCCAAGTGCCTCAGGTACGCGGTGAACGGCGAGATGTACGCCCGGCAGGGCGCCATGGTCGCCTACCGCGGCGGCCTGAAGTTCGAGCGCAAGGGGCAGGGCGTCGGCGGCATGCTCAAGCGTGCGGTCACCGGTGAGGGACTGCCCCTCATGGCGGTGCGCGGGCAGGGCGAGGCCTGGTTCGCGCACGAGGCGCAGAACTGTTTCATCGTCGAGGTGGAGGCCGGTGACCGGTTCACGGTCAACGGCCGCAACGTGCTGTGTTTCGACGCCTCGTTGTCGTACGAGATCAAGACGGTGAAGGGGTCGGGCATCGCCGGCGGCGGCCTGTTCAACAGCGTGTTCAGCGGACAGGGCCGGCTCGGCCTGGTCTGCGACGGCAACCCGCTGGTGATACCCGTGACCGCGCAGGCGCCGGTGTACGTCGACACGGACGCGGTGGTGGGCTGGACCGCGCACCTGGAGACCTCGCTGCACCGCTCGCAGTCGCTCGGCTCGATGCTGCGCGGCGGTTCGGGTGAGGCCGTGCAGCTTATGCTCCAGGGCGAGGGGTACGTGGTGGTACGGCCGAGCGAGCTGACGCCCCAGAAGGCACAGCAGCACTGA
- a CDS encoding LLM class F420-dependent oxidoreductase has product MVQIGYTMMTEQAGPRDLVNHLVQAEEAGFDFSVTSDHYFPWLRSQGHASYAWSVLGAAAQATSRIPLMTYVTCPILRYHPAIVAQKAATVQLLSEGRFRLGLGAGENLNEHVVGGGWPPVDVRHEMLEEAVQIIRALFEGGHVTHHGQHYDVESARLWDLPQEAPPIGLAVSGEQSCRLAGHLADLVIATEPKPGLLEAFDRHGGSGKPRVGQLPVCFDTDRERAVKRAHSQFRWFGLGWKVNAELPHPDSFEAATQFVTEDDVASAIPCGDDPEAFVEAVRPYVEAGFGEVALVQIGGDSQQEFIDWSAKTLLPALREAFA; this is encoded by the coding sequence ATGGTGCAAATCGGATACACGATGATGACCGAGCAGGCCGGCCCCCGGGACCTGGTGAACCACCTGGTGCAGGCCGAGGAGGCCGGGTTCGACTTCTCGGTGACCTCGGACCACTACTTCCCGTGGCTGCGCTCGCAGGGACACGCCTCGTACGCGTGGAGTGTGCTCGGCGCCGCCGCCCAGGCCACCTCGCGGATCCCGCTGATGACCTACGTCACCTGTCCCATCCTGCGCTACCACCCGGCGATCGTGGCGCAGAAGGCGGCGACGGTGCAGCTCCTGTCCGAGGGCAGGTTCCGGCTGGGCCTGGGCGCCGGCGAGAACCTGAACGAGCACGTGGTGGGCGGCGGCTGGCCGCCGGTGGACGTACGCCACGAGATGCTCGAGGAGGCCGTGCAGATCATCCGCGCGCTGTTCGAGGGCGGCCATGTGACGCATCACGGGCAGCACTACGACGTGGAGTCGGCCCGGCTGTGGGACCTGCCGCAGGAGGCGCCGCCGATCGGTCTCGCCGTCTCCGGCGAACAGTCGTGCAGGCTCGCCGGGCACCTCGCCGACCTGGTCATCGCGACGGAGCCGAAGCCGGGTCTGCTGGAGGCCTTCGACCGGCACGGCGGCAGCGGCAAGCCCCGGGTCGGCCAACTGCCGGTGTGCTTCGACACCGACCGGGAGAGGGCGGTCAAGCGCGCACACTCCCAGTTCCGCTGGTTCGGCCTGGGCTGGAAGGTGAACGCCGAGCTGCCGCACCCCGACTCCTTCGAGGCCGCGACCCAGTTCGTCACCGAGGACGACGTCGCCTCCGCGATCCCGTGCGGCGACGACCCGGAGGCGTTCGTGGAGGCCGTACGGCCCTACGTGGAGGCCGGGTTCGGGGAGGTCGCCCTCGTGCAGATCGGCGGCGACTCCCAGCAGGAGTTCATCGACTGGTCGGCGAAGACCCTGCTGCCGGCCCTGCGGGAGGCCTTCGCCTGA
- a CDS encoding SsgA family sporulation/cell division regulator has translation MNPFVHKTLVVQLLAHGTGRCPVLAHLSYDADDPFAVTAVFAHDGHVLASWRLDRQMLSDGLAGPVGVGDVRMRPEATGLWHELRLEFLGDVRPDGGRHHAVVFAWAPAIASFLRETYQVLPPGQERVRVDELLEEILSAAE, from the coding sequence GTGAACCCGTTCGTGCACAAGACCTTGGTGGTGCAGCTCCTTGCGCACGGTACCGGCCGCTGTCCGGTGCTGGCCCACCTCAGCTACGACGCCGACGACCCGTTCGCCGTCACCGCCGTCTTCGCGCACGACGGCCATGTGCTGGCCTCCTGGCGGCTGGATCGGCAGATGCTCTCCGACGGCCTGGCCGGGCCGGTCGGGGTCGGTGATGTGCGGATGCGGCCGGAGGCCACCGGCCTGTGGCACGAACTGCGGCTGGAGTTCCTCGGGGACGTGCGGCCGGACGGCGGCCGGCACCACGCGGTGGTGTTCGCCTGGGCGCCCGCGATCGCCTCCTTCCTGCGCGAGACCTACCAGGTCCTCCCGCCGGGCCAGGAGCGCGTCCGGGTGGACGAACTGCTGGAGGAGATCCTCTCCGCGGCTGAGTAG